In Picosynechococcus sp. PCC 7002, the following are encoded in one genomic region:
- a CDS encoding permease: MSQLHNAFTLFVSLLVEAMPFLLLGVILSSVLLVCVDERQLIQRLPKNPVLGAFMGSCIGFLFPVCECGNVPVARRFMLQGIPTSVAVGFLLSAPTLNPVVIWSTWIAFRGQPEIVLYRVLGSLAIATIVGTVFSVESDPKKLLQPKLAQRLKFVQQVNENQAQAANTSPLLQSGTFFLGSQQTVPLETVATKMPAPATTQDRSFKTLFGALINNISVELRELGAVLIFGSAIAALIQVFVPREVVLSLGQGTITSIVAMMLLAAIVSICSTVDSFFALSFASTFTTGSLLAFLIFGPMIDIKAVGLMLSIFKPRFILYFFLLAGQLTFLFALGYSYFL; encoded by the coding sequence ATGAGTCAATTACACAATGCCTTTACCCTGTTTGTCAGCCTGTTGGTGGAGGCGATGCCCTTTCTGCTACTGGGGGTAATCCTTTCGAGTGTGCTGTTGGTGTGTGTAGATGAACGCCAACTGATCCAGCGTTTACCGAAAAATCCAGTTTTAGGGGCTTTTATGGGCAGTTGCATCGGGTTTTTGTTTCCGGTGTGTGAATGTGGCAATGTGCCCGTGGCCCGTCGCTTTATGCTCCAGGGGATTCCCACTTCCGTGGCGGTAGGTTTTTTGTTGTCGGCCCCCACCCTGAATCCGGTGGTAATTTGGTCGACTTGGATCGCCTTTCGGGGCCAACCGGAAATCGTCCTCTATCGGGTGCTGGGTTCCTTGGCGATCGCCACCATCGTCGGGACAGTGTTTAGCGTCGAATCAGATCCCAAAAAGCTGCTCCAACCGAAACTGGCCCAACGCTTAAAATTTGTCCAGCAGGTCAACGAAAACCAGGCCCAGGCAGCAAATACCAGCCCTCTGCTCCAATCGGGGACATTTTTCCTTGGTTCCCAGCAGACAGTCCCCCTCGAAACAGTGGCGACCAAAATGCCAGCACCAGCGACGACCCAAGATCGGAGCTTTAAAACCCTCTTTGGGGCCTTGATTAACAATATTTCTGTGGAATTGCGGGAACTGGGGGCGGTATTAATTTTCGGCAGCGCGATCGCCGCGTTGATCCAAGTCTTTGTGCCCAGGGAAGTCGTCTTGAGCCTCGGCCAAGGGACGATTACCTCCATTGTGGCGATGATGCTGTTGGCGGCGATTGTTTCCATCTGTTCGACGGTGGATTCTTTCTTTGCCCTGTCCTTTGCTTCCACCTTCACGACGGGTTCCCTGCTGGCCTTTTTGATTTTCGGGCCAATGATCGATATCAAAGCAGTCGGCCTGATGCTCTCAATTTTTAAACCCCGCTTTATCCTGTATTTTTTCCTCTTGGCGGGTCAGCTCACCTTTCTTTTTGCCCTCGGCTATAGCTATTTCCTTTAG
- a CDS encoding hybrid sensor histidine kinase/response regulator, whose product MATILVIEDELNVLSILRDILTAEGFAVITATDGQIGLETAYAQLPDLIICDVNLPRLDGYGVLKALHSNSTTTTIPFIFLSARASRSAQRQGMDLGADDYIPKPFTRQELLNAIRGRLSRRQGLAQHSAQQLEQLRRNLTMALPHELRTPLQGIMTSAELLGECWETLDRQEIREISESIRISASRLHNLIQKFLLYTKLDLATHDPDDFHLWYSPVTEKSDTLITTLARQIAKQYQRPEDLKLELCAAKVAISEKWLVTLVQEIVDNAFKFSEHTSQTKKRILLKSRINGNVWQLAIKDHGRGMSPEQIRALGAYMQFDRQQYEQQGSGLGLAIAERIAKIYNGTVTIKSTVGTGTTVIVTFPTATSEQIPTENRLS is encoded by the coding sequence GTGGCGACCATTTTAGTCATCGAAGATGAACTCAATGTCTTAAGTATTTTGCGGGACATTCTAACCGCCGAAGGGTTTGCTGTAATCACAGCGACCGATGGGCAAATCGGCTTAGAAACGGCCTATGCGCAGCTCCCCGATCTCATTATTTGCGATGTAAATTTACCGCGATTAGACGGGTACGGTGTCCTCAAGGCGCTCCATAGCAACTCAACCACCACCACTATTCCGTTTATTTTTCTGTCAGCCCGTGCTTCCCGTTCTGCCCAACGCCAAGGGATGGATCTAGGGGCCGATGACTACATTCCCAAGCCTTTTACCCGTCAGGAACTGCTCAATGCGATCCGGGGACGCCTCAGTCGCCGTCAGGGTCTCGCCCAACATTCAGCGCAACAGTTAGAGCAACTGCGGCGCAATTTAACCATGGCCCTTCCCCATGAGCTGCGCACTCCCCTCCAGGGCATCATGACCTCAGCGGAGTTGCTGGGGGAATGTTGGGAAACCCTAGACCGCCAAGAAATCCGAGAAATTAGTGAGAGCATTCGTATTTCAGCCAGTCGCCTCCATAATTTAATCCAAAAGTTCTTGCTATACACCAAGCTCGATTTAGCCACCCACGATCCCGATGATTTTCACCTCTGGTATAGCCCTGTCACTGAGAAAAGTGACACGCTCATCACTACTTTGGCCCGACAAATTGCCAAACAATACCAGCGACCAGAGGACTTGAAGCTGGAGTTATGTGCGGCAAAGGTTGCAATCTCAGAGAAGTGGCTTGTTACCCTGGTGCAGGAAATTGTCGATAATGCGTTTAAATTTTCGGAGCACACTTCCCAAACCAAGAAACGCATTCTGCTGAAAAGTCGAATCAATGGCAATGTATGGCAGTTAGCGATCAAAGACCACGGTCGTGGCATGAGCCCAGAGCAGATTCGGGCCTTGGGGGCCTATATGCAGTTTGACCGTCAACAGTATGAGCAGCAGGGGTCTGGTCTCGGATTGGCGATCGCCGAACGGATCGCAAAAATTTATAATGGGACGGTGACGATTAAGAGTACTGTAGGGACAGGAACCACGGTGATTGTCACATTTCCGACTGCGACTTCGGAACAAATTCCGACAGAAAACCGCCTCAGTTAG
- the gcvP gene encoding aminomethyl-transferring glycine dehydrogenase, with amino-acid sequence MVNLQQLPPLSHASEDHSFARRHIGLSDGAMAKMLAFLGYDALETLIDQAVPAKIRQKLAMNLPAAKGEQEALQTLAAIANQNQVYKNFIGMGYYDCVTPPVIQRNILENPGWYTAYTPYQAEIAQGRLEALLNFQTMVIELTGLEIANASLLDEGTAAAEAMAMSYGLCKKKQANTFFVSELCHPQTIEVVRTRAIPLDIQVIVGDHRTFEMTDAVFGVLLQYPATDGAIFDYRAFIQKAHDQKAIATVAADLLSLCVLTPPGEMGADIAVGTSQRFGVPLGYGGPHAAYFATKEKYQRQIPGRIVGVSKDSQGQPALRLALQTREQHIRRDKATSNICTAQVLLAVMASIYGVYHGAAGLKAIATQVQQHTQTLATGLDKLGFASNQDPIFDTLKVQTTAEQAQAIRQRAEAQGYNFRYFADGNIGISCDETTVVSEIETIWAIFSDAEIPFTYAQLAQNFALNLPETLRRTSDFLTDPVFNRYRSETELLRYIHHLQSKDLSLTTSMIPLGSCTMKLNATAEMMPVTWASFGKMHPFAPRSQTKGYQQMCDQLEHWLAEITGFAGVSLQPNAGSQGEYAGLQVIRQYHIKNGDRQRNICLIPESAHGTNPASAVMCGFKVIPIKCCGSQGDIELEDLKAKAEQYKENLAALMVTYPSTHGVFEVGIKDICQVIHDNGGQVYLDGANMNAMVGICRPGDFGADVCHLNLHKTFCIPHGGGGPGVGPIGVAAHLVPYLPKTNLDGNTDNIGLISAAPFGSASILPISWMYIAMMGTAGLTKATKAAILSANYIAKRLDDHYPVLFKGTNGCVAHECIIDLRDLRKSADITVEDVAKRLMDYGFHAPTISWPVAGTMMIEPTESESLEELDRFCEAMIAIREEIRLIEAGKISKEDNPVKNAPHTAESVICGEWSHPYSREVAAYPAPWLKRHKFWATVGRIDNAYGDRNLVCSCEGMEAYKES; translated from the coding sequence ATGGTTAATTTGCAACAGTTGCCGCCGCTTTCTCATGCTTCTGAGGATCATTCTTTTGCTCGCCGTCACATTGGTCTTAGTGATGGGGCAATGGCAAAAATGCTGGCATTTTTAGGGTATGACGCGTTGGAGACCTTGATTGATCAAGCGGTTCCCGCCAAGATTCGCCAAAAATTAGCAATGAATTTACCCGCCGCGAAGGGGGAACAAGAGGCGTTACAGACGCTTGCGGCGATCGCCAACCAAAATCAGGTTTACAAAAATTTCATCGGCATGGGCTATTACGACTGTGTGACCCCGCCCGTGATTCAGCGCAACATTTTGGAAAATCCGGGTTGGTATACCGCCTACACGCCCTACCAGGCGGAGATTGCCCAAGGGAGATTGGAAGCCCTACTCAATTTCCAGACGATGGTGATCGAGTTGACGGGGCTGGAGATTGCCAATGCGTCGTTGTTGGATGAGGGGACAGCGGCGGCGGAGGCGATGGCGATGAGCTATGGACTCTGTAAAAAGAAGCAGGCGAATACGTTTTTTGTGTCGGAATTGTGCCATCCGCAAACGATTGAGGTGGTGCGGACACGGGCGATTCCCTTAGACATTCAGGTGATCGTTGGTGATCATCGCACCTTTGAGATGACTGATGCTGTGTTTGGGGTGTTGTTGCAATATCCGGCGACGGATGGGGCAATTTTTGATTATCGGGCGTTTATTCAAAAAGCTCATGATCAAAAGGCGATCGCCACGGTGGCAGCGGATTTATTGAGTTTATGTGTCCTCACGCCACCGGGAGAAATGGGCGCAGACATTGCGGTGGGAACGAGTCAACGGTTTGGGGTTCCCCTCGGTTATGGTGGGCCTCACGCGGCTTATTTTGCGACGAAAGAAAAATATCAACGGCAAATTCCGGGGCGCATCGTCGGCGTTTCTAAAGATAGTCAGGGTCAACCGGCGTTACGGCTGGCATTGCAAACCCGTGAACAGCACATCCGACGGGACAAGGCGACCAGTAATATTTGTACGGCCCAGGTGCTCCTCGCGGTAATGGCTTCGATCTATGGGGTCTACCACGGTGCGGCTGGGTTGAAGGCGATCGCCACCCAAGTGCAGCAACACACGCAAACCTTGGCGACCGGCTTAGATAAACTCGGTTTTGCGTCCAATCAGGATCCAATTTTTGACACGCTTAAAGTTCAAACTACAGCAGAGCAAGCGCAAGCCATTCGTCAACGCGCCGAGGCACAGGGCTATAATTTCCGCTACTTTGCGGATGGTAATATCGGCATCAGTTGCGATGAAACCACGGTCGTCAGTGAGATTGAAACCATTTGGGCAATTTTTAGCGATGCCGAAATTCCCTTTACCTACGCCCAGCTCGCCCAGAATTTTGCGTTAAATTTGCCTGAAACGCTCCGCCGTACCAGTGACTTTTTAACGGATCCCGTATTCAATCGCTATCGTTCCGAAACGGAGTTGCTACGCTATATTCACCACCTCCAGAGCAAAGATTTATCGCTGACCACCTCGATGATTCCGTTGGGTTCCTGTACGATGAAACTCAATGCCACAGCGGAAATGATGCCGGTCACTTGGGCAAGTTTTGGCAAGATGCATCCCTTTGCGCCCCGTAGTCAAACCAAAGGCTATCAGCAAATGTGTGACCAGTTAGAACATTGGCTCGCTGAAATTACGGGTTTTGCGGGGGTTTCCCTCCAACCCAATGCTGGCTCCCAAGGGGAATATGCAGGGTTACAGGTGATCCGCCAGTACCACATCAAAAACGGCGATCGCCAGCGGAATATTTGTCTGATTCCCGAATCCGCCCACGGCACAAACCCGGCCAGTGCAGTGATGTGTGGTTTTAAGGTGATCCCGATTAAATGTTGCGGTAGCCAAGGGGATATTGAACTAGAGGATCTCAAAGCTAAAGCCGAACAATATAAAGAGAATCTCGCCGCGTTAATGGTCACCTATCCCTCGACCCACGGGGTTTTTGAGGTAGGTATCAAAGACATCTGCCAAGTGATCCATGACAACGGCGGCCAGGTGTACCTCGATGGCGCAAACATGAATGCGATGGTGGGCATTTGTCGTCCGGGGGATTTCGGTGCGGATGTTTGTCACCTGAATTTACATAAAACCTTCTGTATTCCCCATGGGGGCGGGGGGCCTGGGGTTGGCCCGATTGGTGTCGCCGCCCATCTCGTCCCCTATTTGCCCAAGACCAATTTAGACGGGAATACCGACAATATTGGCTTAATTTCGGCAGCGCCGTTCGGGAGTGCGAGTATTCTGCCGATCTCTTGGATGTACATCGCCATGATGGGAACAGCCGGTTTAACGAAGGCGACAAAAGCGGCAATCCTCAGTGCCAACTACATCGCCAAACGCTTGGATGACCATTATCCGGTGTTGTTTAAAGGGACGAATGGTTGCGTGGCCCATGAATGCATTATCGACCTGCGGGATCTGCGGAAATCGGCAGACATTACGGTGGAGGATGTGGCAAAACGTTTGATGGATTATGGTTTCCATGCGCCGACAATCTCTTGGCCCGTGGCGGGGACGATGATGATCGAACCCACTGAAAGTGAATCTTTAGAGGAGTTAGACCGTTTCTGTGAGGCGATGATTGCGATTCGGGAGGAAATTCGCCTGATTGAAGCGGGCAAAATTTCTAAGGAAGATAATCCGGTGAAAAATGCGCCCCACACCGCAGAATCCGTCATCTGTGGTGAATGGAGTCATCCCTATTCCCGTGAGGTGGCGGCCTATCCTGCCCCTTGGTTGAAACGGCATAAGTTCTGGGCAACGGTGGGCCGGATTGATAATGCCTATGGGGACAGAAATTTGGTCTGCTCCTGTGAGGGGATGGAGGCATACAAGGAAAGTTAG
- a CDS encoding alpha/beta fold hydrolase, translated as MTFIPPKKHTAAINGLPLSYYEWHQGGEPVVLLHGLADHGLVWASLGESLGKKYHVVALDLRGHGDSGKPETGYTFADYNADLGGICQHFGWSQVNLLGHSWGAKIATVWATQNPEKVKSLILADPFFMGQLPLWWRYTFPIGYRVLPFLKLLGQFESYHQAEAIAKKLKQYRGWNEWQQAICRESFLENPDGTWTSKFVKRACDEIFLDILRVKGLTQPLGMPSLFVQPEGGLNRLEFQLKPYRQYLTNLQWQKVPGNHWAHMVEPEAFNQAIANFLTRSL; from the coding sequence ATGACTTTTATTCCCCCAAAGAAACATACTGCGGCAATTAACGGCCTCCCCTTGAGCTATTACGAATGGCATCAGGGTGGTGAACCCGTTGTACTCCTCCATGGCCTTGCGGATCATGGTTTGGTGTGGGCCAGCTTGGGGGAAAGTCTGGGGAAAAAATACCATGTGGTTGCCCTGGATCTGCGGGGTCATGGGGACAGTGGCAAACCGGAAACGGGTTATACTTTCGCCGATTACAACGCTGATCTAGGCGGCATTTGTCAGCATTTCGGTTGGTCGCAGGTGAATCTCCTCGGCCACAGTTGGGGGGCAAAAATTGCTACTGTTTGGGCAACCCAAAATCCTGAGAAAGTGAAAAGCTTGATTCTCGCTGATCCGTTTTTTATGGGACAACTGCCCCTCTGGTGGCGCTACACCTTCCCCATTGGCTACCGGGTGCTGCCTTTTTTAAAACTGTTGGGTCAGTTCGAGAGCTATCACCAGGCCGAGGCGATCGCCAAAAAACTGAAGCAATATCGCGGCTGGAACGAGTGGCAACAGGCGATTTGTCGGGAAAGCTTTCTGGAAAATCCCGACGGCACCTGGACAAGCAAATTCGTGAAACGCGCCTGCGATGAAATTTTCCTCGATATTCTCCGGGTTAAGGGCCTCACACAACCCCTAGGGATGCCGAGCCTGTTTGTGCAGCCAGAGGGAGGGTTAAATCGCCTCGAATTTCAGCTCAAGCCCTACCGTCAATATTTAACGAATCTCCAATGGCAAAAAGTCCCCGGCAACCACTGGGCCCACATGGTTGAACCGGAAGCCTTTAATCAGGCGATCGCCAATTTTCTCACTAGAAGTTTATAG
- a CDS encoding tRNA-(ms[2]io[6]A)-hydroxylase — MTAATLPRIKFLQEPTRPEWIELALNNLDTILLDHSHCERKAAGVALNMMFRYPSAVELVKALTAIAKEELEHFELVNQWLERKNIPLAPLNAPPYGGQLRKLIRPQEPERLLDSLLISALIEARSHERLGLLGEHCPEPDLAKFYRGLMASEARHYGAYWVLATTYYDQDLVNQRLEELAIAESEILSTLHPEPRIHS; from the coding sequence ATGACTGCTGCGACTTTACCCCGGATCAAGTTTCTTCAGGAGCCAACCCGCCCGGAATGGATCGAACTCGCCCTCAATAATTTGGATACGATTTTGCTGGATCACTCCCACTGTGAACGGAAAGCGGCAGGGGTCGCGCTGAATATGATGTTCCGGTATCCCTCGGCGGTGGAACTAGTGAAAGCATTAACGGCGATCGCCAAGGAAGAATTAGAGCATTTCGAGCTGGTGAACCAGTGGCTAGAACGGAAAAATATTCCCCTCGCGCCGTTGAATGCGCCCCCCTATGGCGGCCAGTTGCGCAAATTGATCCGGCCCCAGGAACCGGAACGGCTGTTGGATTCGTTGTTAATTTCGGCGTTAATCGAAGCCCGCTCCCACGAACGTTTAGGCCTGTTGGGGGAACATTGCCCGGAGCCGGATTTGGCAAAATTTTATCGGGGGTTAATGGCCTCGGAAGCGCGGCATTATGGGGCTTATTGGGTATTGGCAACGACCTATTACGATCAAGATTTGGTGAATCAACGGCTAGAGGAATTGGCGATCGCCGAAAGTGAAATTCTCTCGACCCTCCACCCGGAACCCCGGATCCATAGCTAG
- a CDS encoding mannose-1-phosphate guanylyltransferase codes for MTFIPVILAGGKGERFWPLSRQDRPKQFLSLDGSGVSLLQATANRLVSQDNWTDLWVITAAQIADLVREQLPQLPQRNILVEPERRDTAAAIAWTCLELAQYYPEDTVVAFFPADHWIGDPDRFRATLDQAANFVKDKLAIATIGIKPDYPATGYGYIEQGEAVETGIFKVNQFYEKPGTAVAKSFLETGKFSWNSGIFLFSIRTVLQELASYAPEILEPLQNEGIDAYNSLPKISIDYALMEKTEHAYVLPAEFGWDDLGDWRSLERLLPPDAVTNVCVGNHHAFETERAIVYSDNPDETVVTLGVADVVVVRQGDVTLIVDKHRTQDIKKILGYLPKNLL; via the coding sequence ATGACTTTCATTCCCGTAATTTTGGCTGGTGGCAAGGGCGAACGTTTTTGGCCCCTCAGTCGTCAAGACCGCCCGAAACAGTTCCTCAGCCTCGATGGGTCTGGGGTGAGTTTGCTGCAAGCGACAGCAAATCGTTTAGTTTCCCAGGACAATTGGACAGATCTCTGGGTGATTACGGCGGCGCAAATTGCGGATCTGGTGCGGGAACAACTGCCCCAACTGCCCCAGCGTAATATTTTGGTAGAACCGGAACGGCGGGATACGGCCGCGGCGATCGCCTGGACTTGTTTAGAGTTGGCGCAATACTACCCAGAGGATACGGTCGTTGCTTTTTTCCCCGCGGATCATTGGATTGGCGACCCAGATAGATTCCGGGCAACCCTCGACCAGGCGGCGAATTTTGTCAAAGATAAATTGGCGATCGCCACCATCGGCATCAAACCGGACTATCCCGCCACGGGTTACGGCTACATCGAGCAGGGGGAAGCGGTTGAAACGGGCATTTTTAAGGTGAATCAGTTCTACGAAAAACCCGGTACGGCTGTGGCAAAATCCTTTTTAGAAACGGGCAAATTTAGCTGGAATAGCGGGATTTTTCTCTTTTCGATCCGCACCGTCCTCCAGGAACTCGCCAGCTACGCCCCGGAAATTCTGGAACCGCTCCAAAATGAAGGGATCGACGCTTACAATAGCTTGCCGAAAATTAGTATCGACTACGCTCTAATGGAAAAAACCGAGCACGCCTATGTATTGCCCGCAGAATTCGGTTGGGATGATCTGGGGGATTGGCGATCGCTCGAAAGATTGTTGCCCCCCGATGCGGTGACCAATGTGTGTGTGGGGAATCACCATGCCTTTGAGACGGAACGGGCGATTGTCTACAGTGACAACCCCGACGAAACAGTGGTAACTCTAGGAGTTGCAGACGTGGTGGTGGTGCGCCAGGGAGATGTGACCCTGATTGTGGATAAGCACCGCACCCAGGACATTAAAAAAATCCTCGGCTATCTCCCGAAAAATCTTTTGTAA
- a CDS encoding lipoate--protein ligase family protein yields the protein MTGVWHYIPPIEASGETQMAIDAWLLDQHLQGKIPSVLRFYTWEPVAISLGYHQRKYPDFWNDLTYQGKKIDLVRRPSGGRAVLHQGDLTYAIITSGLKGDRQTNYETLCQFLIAGFGELGIPLSYGHQQRNYGHFDSCFRTHTKADLVTESGYKLIGSAQLRRQGAILQHGSIRLNSDPELYEKVFGEPLIPGLTFVADDIQNMINTLCQQLQLSLNLRLVETDFIPQLAMTDSL from the coding sequence ATGACTGGAGTTTGGCACTATATTCCGCCCATCGAAGCGTCTGGGGAAACCCAAATGGCGATTGATGCGTGGCTTTTGGATCAGCATCTCCAGGGCAAAATCCCCTCCGTACTGCGATTTTATACCTGGGAACCGGTGGCGATTTCCCTGGGCTACCACCAACGAAAATATCCTGATTTTTGGAATGATTTGACCTACCAAGGCAAAAAAATCGATCTGGTGCGGCGTCCGAGCGGTGGACGAGCAGTGCTTCATCAGGGAGACCTCACCTACGCGATTATTACGTCTGGGTTAAAAGGCGATCGCCAAACAAACTACGAAACCCTCTGCCAATTTCTCATCGCTGGGTTTGGGGAATTGGGAATTCCTTTAAGTTATGGCCACCAGCAACGAAATTACGGGCATTTTGATAGCTGTTTTCGCACCCATACCAAGGCAGATTTGGTAACGGAATCTGGTTATAAACTGATTGGATCAGCGCAATTGCGTCGCCAAGGGGCAATTTTGCAGCACGGTTCGATTCGTCTAAATTCCGATCCAGAACTATATGAAAAAGTTTTTGGCGAGCCTCTAATCCCCGGTCTTACGTTTGTGGCCGATGACATCCAAAACATGATCAATACCCTCTGCCAGCAACTACAACTCAGCCTTAATCTCCGCCTTGTTGAAACTGACTTTATCCCCCAACTTGCGATGACGGATTCCCTGTAG
- a CDS encoding class I SAM-dependent methyltransferase: MFSQLPTDNRELNWFTLTEAIAKRFDAEYQNQRPDLPDEVQALPIFLDWQSGKLQNRVTSKFWELAQPKKNQACLDLGCGISFLIYPWRDWNAYFYGQDISKIATEILQSRAPQLNSKLFKGISNKPAHHLESYQDSFFDLAIATGFSCYYPLEYWETVLEQVRRVLKPGGFFVFDVIDPSQDMAEDWSILETYLGAEVFLEDLSNWQALIKKSGAKIVKEQSGELFHLYKIRW, from the coding sequence ATGTTTTCCCAGTTACCCACCGACAACCGCGAATTAAATTGGTTTACCCTCACGGAGGCGATCGCCAAACGTTTCGACGCAGAATACCAAAACCAAAGGCCCGATCTTCCCGACGAAGTACAAGCCCTGCCTATTTTCCTCGACTGGCAATCCGGCAAACTCCAGAACCGTGTCACCTCGAAATTTTGGGAACTAGCCCAACCGAAAAAAAACCAAGCTTGCCTTGATCTCGGTTGTGGGATCAGCTTTTTGATCTATCCTTGGCGCGACTGGAATGCCTATTTTTACGGCCAAGACATCAGCAAAATTGCCACAGAAATCCTCCAATCCCGCGCCCCCCAGCTTAATTCCAAACTGTTTAAAGGCATCTCAAACAAACCCGCCCATCACCTCGAAAGCTACCAGGACAGTTTTTTCGATTTGGCGATCGCCACCGGATTTAGCTGTTACTATCCCTTGGAATATTGGGAAACCGTGTTAGAACAAGTCCGGCGCGTCCTCAAACCAGGGGGCTTTTTTGTCTTTGATGTGATTGACCCAAGCCAAGATATGGCCGAAGACTGGTCAATCCTGGAAACCTACCTGGGCGCGGAAGTATTCCTCGAAGACCTAAGCAACTGGCAAGCCCTGATCAAAAAATCCGGCGCAAAAATCGTCAAAGAACAATCGGGCGAACTGTTCCATCTCTACAAAATTCGCTGGTAA
- a CDS encoding NAD(P)-dependent oxidoreductase: MTKKIAFLGMGVMGAPMSLSLQKKGYQVTVWNRSAASPHLARVAAAGLSVAPAIATAVQDADYIFSCVSDVPDVKSVLLGEEGVIHDAKPNALIIDFSTIGKPAAQEIAKTLKTKNFRFLDAPISGGDVGAENGTLTIMVGGDRPDFDEVKPCLEAMGKNIYYCGEIGSGQAVKMCNQVLCAIHMVALCEAIQLAQSQGLDPDLMIEVCQTGAAGSWAIANLGHKITARDFRPGFMVKHIIKDLRLVNESLSDLELPGVTLATQKFKDTAQLADALEQGTQAMFRSY, from the coding sequence ATGACGAAAAAAATTGCATTTCTCGGTATGGGGGTCATGGGGGCACCAATGAGCCTCAGCCTCCAGAAAAAAGGTTATCAAGTCACTGTGTGGAACCGTTCCGCTGCCAGTCCCCACTTAGCTAGGGTCGCTGCCGCTGGTTTGTCTGTTGCGCCGGCGATCGCCACTGCGGTACAGGATGCAGATTACATTTTTAGTTGTGTGAGCGATGTCCCCGACGTGAAATCGGTTCTCTTAGGAGAAGAAGGGGTAATCCACGACGCAAAACCCAATGCCCTAATCATTGATTTCAGCACCATTGGAAAACCGGCGGCCCAGGAAATTGCCAAAACCCTCAAAACAAAAAATTTCCGGTTCCTCGATGCCCCCATCAGTGGCGGAGATGTTGGCGCAGAAAATGGCACCTTGACGATTATGGTCGGAGGCGATCGCCCGGATTTTGACGAGGTCAAACCATGCCTGGAAGCCATGGGAAAAAATATTTACTACTGCGGGGAGATAGGTAGTGGCCAGGCTGTGAAAATGTGCAACCAAGTCCTCTGTGCAATCCACATGGTGGCCCTCTGTGAAGCGATTCAGTTGGCTCAATCCCAAGGCCTTGACCCAGATTTAATGATCGAAGTTTGTCAGACTGGGGCGGCTGGTTCCTGGGCGATCGCCAACCTCGGTCACAAAATTACCGCCAGGGATTTTCGACCGGGCTTTATGGTCAAACACATCATCAAAGACCTCCGCCTAGTCAATGAAAGTCTCTCAGACTTGGAATTACCCGGTGTAACTTTAGCAACCCAAAAATTTAAAGACACCGCCCAGTTAGCTGATGCCCTCGAACAAGGCACCCAAGCCATGTTCCGCTCGTATTGA